Proteins encoded in a region of the Flavobacterium sp. MDT1-60 genome:
- a CDS encoding alpha/beta fold hydrolase, translating to MGIKKGIRFITLKSVGQYINFLSYVRPQKAVELSYALFSQPRIGRLQKDTLPKILKNTETETFHHNEHHFQTYVWKGKETKILLVHGWESNASRWKKTLPHLQKSGSTIIAIDAPAHGQSSGKEFNVPLYAEFINKAVEKYQPEIIIGHSIGGAACVYHQYLFPNTSINKMVILGAPSDLKTLIDNYISMLSLNTKMFSLLESKFMNRFNFKLEDFSGQKFASEFNVSGLIAHDTSDKIVAFEEGKKIASNWKNSQFIETKGLGHGMHDDELYEKVIAFLFSEGTQGSEPLSR from the coding sequence GTGGGAATTAAAAAAGGAATTCGTTTCATTACATTAAAATCGGTCGGGCAATATATTAACTTTCTGAGTTACGTTCGTCCACAAAAAGCTGTTGAACTTTCATACGCCCTTTTTAGCCAGCCAAGAATTGGAAGATTACAAAAAGACACTTTACCCAAAATTCTAAAAAATACAGAAACAGAAACGTTTCATCATAACGAACATCATTTTCAAACCTATGTCTGGAAAGGAAAGGAAACTAAAATACTCCTGGTTCACGGCTGGGAAAGCAATGCTTCTCGCTGGAAAAAAACATTGCCACATCTTCAAAAATCCGGAAGCACTATAATTGCTATCGATGCACCCGCGCACGGACAAAGCAGTGGAAAAGAATTTAATGTACCGCTTTACGCTGAATTTATTAATAAAGCCGTTGAAAAATATCAGCCGGAAATTATTATTGGCCACTCTATTGGTGGTGCGGCTTGTGTATATCATCAATACTTATTTCCGAATACAAGCATCAATAAAATGGTAATTTTAGGAGCTCCATCTGATTTGAAAACATTGATTGACAATTACATTTCGATGCTGAGTTTAAATACCAAAATGTTTTCGCTATTAGAAAGCAAATTTATGAATCGTTTCAACTTTAAACTCGAAGATTTTTCCGGGCAAAAATTCGCCTCAGAATTTAATGTTTCTGGTTTAATTGCACATGACACTTCAGATAAGATTGTCGCTTTTGAGGAGGGTAAAAAAATAGCCAGTAATTGGAAAAATAGTCAGTTTATTGAGACTAAAGGTTTAGGTCATGGCATGCATGATGATGAATTGTATGAGAAGGTGATTGCCTTTTTGTTTTCTGAAGGTACGCAAGGTTCTGAGCCGCTAAGCCGCTAA